Proteins from a genomic interval of Quercus robur chromosome 9, dhQueRobu3.1, whole genome shotgun sequence:
- the LOC126699479 gene encoding probable CoA ligase CCL9, translating into MENQTLTGLLTSIAGEFPSLRAISVSGKFDLTYARLHELVETAASRLVSAGVHVGDVVALVFPNTVEFVIMFLAVIRARATAAPLNQAYTSEEFEFYLGDSESKLLLTSKEGNASAQAAASKLKIPHTTATLSEANAELTLSPTQSESNPNSVTKLTNEPTDVSLFLHTSGTTSRPKGVPLTQLNLAASVQNIKSVYKLTESDSTVIVLPLFHVHGLLAGLLSSLGAGAAVALPAAGRFSASTFWSDMLNYNATWYTAVPTIHQIILDRHLGNPEPVYPKLRFIRSCSASLAPAIMARLEEAFEAPVLEAYAMTEAAHLMASNPLPEDGPHKPGSVGKPVGQEMVILDENGLVQEPQINGEVCIRGPNVTKGYKNNPEANKAAYQFGWFHTGDLGYFDSDGYLHLVGRIKELINRGGEKISPIEVDAVLLSHPEIAQAVAFGVPDDKYGEEINCAIIPREGSDIDEAEVLRFCKKNLAAFKVPKKVFLTDSLPKTATGKIQRRFVAEHFLAQISTAKVPKFGA; encoded by the exons atgGAGAATCAAACGCTCACCGGATTGCTGACAAGTATCGCCGGAGAATTCCCATCACTGCGAGCAATCTCAGTCTCCGGCAAATTCGACTTGACGTACGCTCGGCTTCATGAACTCGTTGAAACTGCCGCCTCTCGCCTTGTCTCCGCCGGTGTTCACGTCGGCGATGTCGTGGCCCTTGTCTTCCCAAACACCGTCGAG tttgttataatgtttttggCTGTAATTCGAGCCAGAGCCACGGCTGCACCACTCAACCAAGCCTACACATCAGAGGAGTTTGAGTTCTACTTAGGGGACTCGGAGTCCAAGCTCTTATTAACCTCAAAAGAAGGAAATGCCTCAGCTCAAGCCGCGGCTTCAAAGCTCAAAATCCCACACACCACAGCCACACTCTCTGAAGCCAACGCGGAGCTGACTCTATCACCAACTCAGTCCGAATCAAACCCCAACTCGGTTACCAAACTCACCAATGAGCCCACTGACGTGTCACTCTTCCTCCACACCTCAGGCACCACGAGCCGACCAAAGGGTGTCCCTTTAACTCAGCTCAACTTAGCTGCCTCAGTGCAAAACATCAAATCGGTGTACAAACTCACTGAGTCAGACTCAACAGTGATAGTCCTCCCACTGTTTCATGTTCACGGGTTATTGGCCGGGTTACTGAGTTCACTCGGAGCTGGAGCCGCTGTGGCTCTCCCAGCTGCTGGTAGATTCTCAGCTTCAACATTTTGGTCAGACATGCTCAACTATAATGCCACGTGGTACACTGCAGTTCCTACTATCCACCAAATTATATTGGATCGCCACTTGGGTAACCCGGAACCCGTTTACCCAAAGCTCCGATTCATTCGAAGCTGTAGCGCGTCGCTTGCACCTGCCATTATGGCCCGACTCGAGGAGGCGTTCGAGGCCCCGGTATTGGAGGCCTATGCAATGACTGAGGCGGCCCATCTCATGGCGTCGAACCCATTACCCGAAGATGGCCCGCATAAACCTGGGTCGGTAGGGAAACCCGTGGGTCAAGAAATGGTGATATTGGATGAGAATGGTTTGGTTCAAGAGCCTCAAATTAATGGGGAGGTGTGTATTAGGGGACCAAATGTGACAAAGGGTTATAAAAATAATCCTGAGGCTAATAAGGCTGCTTATCAATTTGGGTGGTTTCATACGGGTGATCTCGGGTATTTTGATTCGGATGGGTATTTGCACCTAGTTGGTCGGATCAAGGAGCTCATCAATCGTGGAG GGGAGAAAATTTCACCAATTGAGGTGGATGCAGTCCTTTTGTCCCATCCTGAGATTGCTCAAGCAGTTGCTTTCGGAGTCCCTGATGACAAATACGGTGAAGAG ATTAATTGTGCAATCATTCCAAGAGAAGGATCAGACATTGACGAGGCAGAGGTACTGAGGTTTTGCAAGAAAAATCTTGCAGCCTTCAAAGTCCCCAAAAAGGTTTTTCTAACCGATTCTCTACCAAAAACTGCTACTGGGAAAATCCAACGACGTTTTGTAGCAGAGCACTTCCTTGCTCAAATCTCAACTGCTAAAGTCCCCAAGTTTGGAGCCTAG
- the LOC126699480 gene encoding tubulin beta-1 chain, translating to MREILHIQGGQCGNQIGAKFWEVVCAEHGIDSTGRYQGDNELQLERVNVYYNEASCGRFVPRAVLMDLEPGTMDSVRSGPYGQIFRPDNFVFGQSGAGNNWAKGHYTEGAELIDSVLDVVRKEAENCDCLQGFQVCHSLGGGTGSGMGTLLISKIREEYPDRMMLTFSVFPSPKVSDTVVEPYNATLSVHQLVENADECMVLDNEALYDICFRTLKLTTPSFGDLNHLISATMSGVTCCLRFPGQLNSDLRKLAVNLIPFPRLHFFMVGFAPLTSRGSQQYRALTVPELTQQMWDSKNMMCAADPRHGRYLTASAMFRGKMSTKEVDEQMINVQNKNSSYFVEWIPNNVKSTVCDIPPTGLKMASTFIGNSTSIQEMFRRVSEQFTAMFRRKAFLHWYTGEGMDEMEFTEAESNMNDLVSEYQQYQDATADEDGYDYEDEEEVQEEEEA from the exons atgagagaaatccTTCACATTCAAGGAGGCCAATGCGGTAACCAAATCGGAGCGAAGTTCTGGGAAGTGGTCTGCGCCGAACACGGCATCGACTCCACCGGCCGGTACCAAGGCGACAACGAGCTCCAGCTCGAGCGCGTCAATGTCTACTACAACGAAGCGAGCTGCGGCCGCTTCGTCCCGCGCGCGGTCCTCATGGATCTCGAGCCCGGAACCATGGACAGCGTCAGATCCGGCCCGTACGGCCAGATCTTCCGACCCGACAACTTCGTGTTCGGCCAGTCCGGCGCCGGGAACAACTGGGCCAAGGGCCACTACACCGAGGGCGCCGAGCTCATCGACTCGGTGCTCGACGTGGTCCGGAAGGAGGCGGAGAACTGCGACTGCTTGCAAGGGTTTCAGGTCTGCCATTCGCTCGGCGGTGGAACCGGGTCGGGTATGGGTACGCTCCTGATTTCGAAGATCCGAGAGGAGTACCCGGATCGGATGATGCTGACTTTCTCGGTGTTTCCGTCTCCGAAGGTTTCCGACACGGTGGTTGAGCCGTACAATGCGACGCTCTCGGTTCATCAGCTTGTGGAGAATGCGGATGAGTGTATGGTTTTGGATAATGAAGCGCTTTACGATATTTGCTTCCGTACACTCAAGCTCACTACTCCTAGCT TTGGAGACTTGAATCACTTGATTTCTGCAACTATGAGTGGGGTTACTTGCTGTTTGCGATTCCCTGGTCAACTCAACTCAGATCTCCGCAAGCTTGCAGTTAATCTAATCCCATTCCCTCGTTTGCACTTTTTCATGGTTGGGTTTGCTCCACTTACTTCCCGTGGTTCCCAGCAGTACCGTGCCCTTACTGTTCCTGAGCTCACTCAACAGATGTGGGATTCCAAGAACATGATGTGTGCTGCTGATCCTCGCCATGGCCGATATCTAACTGCCTCTGCCATGTTCCGTGGCAAGATGAGCACTAAGGAAGTCGATGAGCAGATGATTAATGTGCAGAACAAGAACTCATCCTACTTCGTTGAGTGGATCCCCAACAATGTTAAGTCCACCGTTTGTGATATCCCTCCTACTGGGTTGAAAATGGCTTCAACATTCATTGGCAATTCAACATCAATTCAGGAGATGTTCAGGAGAGTCAGTGAACAGTTTACAGCTATGTTCCGCAGAAAGGCTTTCTTGCATTGGTACACAGGAGAAGGTATGGATGAAATGGAGTTTACAGAGGCAGAGAGCAACATGAATGATCTTGTTTCTGAGTATCAGCAATACCAAGATGCTACAGCCGATGAGGATGGTTATGAttatgaagatgaggaagaagtCCAGGAAGAGGAAGAGGCCTAA